The following coding sequences are from one Petrotoga sibirica DSM 13575 window:
- a CDS encoding FAD binding domain-containing protein: protein MIEYDFLIAKDVDSALEYLHKYESIKVLAGGTDLLVDIHKESSRLEKFDYILDISNIKALQFIDETEDSVELGPLCTHTMLINSNIINKHFPFLVTAAKSIGSTQIRNRGTVGGNISNASPAADLIPPLMALNSEIELSSVRGRRLVKLENYIVGPYKTVKNNDELVTKIIIPKVDGNYRFSFQKIGRRRALNIARLNLAIVAKINEQNSEIEDIRIVPGSATPFPVRFKNIEGEILNQKVNQLNLEELAKKIGDEMVKITGERWSTPYKKPALGAIFKKAIIEVTNSNRKF, encoded by the coding sequence ATGATTGAATATGATTTTTTAATTGCTAAAGATGTTGATTCTGCTTTGGAATATTTGCACAAATATGAAAGTATAAAGGTATTAGCTGGTGGAACTGATTTACTGGTTGATATACATAAAGAAAGTTCTAGATTAGAAAAATTTGATTATATTTTAGATATTTCCAATATCAAAGCACTTCAATTTATAGATGAAACGGAAGACTCTGTAGAGTTAGGACCTTTGTGTACACATACAATGTTGATCAACTCAAACATTATTAACAAACATTTTCCATTTCTTGTAACCGCAGCAAAAAGTATAGGATCTACCCAGATTAGAAACAGAGGTACCGTTGGAGGGAATATATCCAACGCCTCTCCTGCAGCAGATTTAATTCCTCCTTTGATGGCTTTAAATTCTGAAATAGAGCTGAGCTCTGTAAGAGGGAGGAGACTCGTAAAATTAGAAAATTATATTGTAGGTCCTTACAAGACTGTCAAAAATAATGATGAACTCGTAACCAAAATAATAATACCAAAAGTAGATGGAAATTATCGATTCAGTTTTCAAAAAATTGGAAGAAGAAGAGCTTTGAATATAGCAAGACTAAACTTAGCTATTGTTGCAAAAATAAATGAACAAAACTCAGAAATTGAAGATATAAGAATCGTACCAGGTTCTGCAACACCTTTTCCGGTAAGATTTAAGAATATAGAAGGGGAAATACTAAATCAAAAAGTTAATCAATTAAATTTGGAAGAATTAGCAAAAAAAATCGGCGACGAAATGGTGAAAATAACTGGCGAAAGATGGTCTACTCCCTACAAAAAACCAGCCTTAGGTGCAATTTTCAAAAAGGCGATTATAGAGGTTACAAACTCAAACCGAAAATTTTGA
- the ssnA gene encoding putative aminohydrolase SsnA yields MLLIGNATVLTFDEETPIINNGAILIEGKKIKEIGETEVLLQKYPNAVFKNVQDKILMPGLINTHTHLYSTFARGMNLKTDSPPQNFLEILEKLWWRLDNTLNENDIYYSALFAILECIKNGVTTIFDHHASFNYIDGSLDIIAQAAMEAGIRANLCYEVSDRHGQTKSDASLKENERFIRKIQVSQNDKLGGMIGLHASFTLEDRTLNKASELADELHVPFHIHVAEGIEDLQDSTKRGYLGVVDRLSKFKILRPHTLAVHGVHIKKEEIPFLKESGAYVVHNPESNMGNAVGAAPIKDFFDNEILTGLGTDAYTHDMFESIKVANLLQKHQLGDPQAGWNEVYNMAFNNNIQIVSNLLGVEIGKIKENFPADLIIVDYISPTPIEKDNVYSHILFGMNGGMVETVIVDGKIIMDNREVTVLDYERIHRRTREQARRFWERF; encoded by the coding sequence ATGTTGTTAATAGGCAACGCCACTGTTCTCACCTTTGACGAAGAAACCCCTATAATTAATAATGGGGCGATATTAATTGAAGGTAAAAAAATAAAAGAAATAGGAGAGACTGAAGTTTTACTTCAAAAATATCCTAATGCTGTTTTCAAAAATGTCCAAGATAAAATTTTAATGCCTGGTTTAATAAACACTCACACTCACCTGTACAGTACTTTTGCCAGAGGAATGAACTTAAAAACTGACTCTCCCCCACAAAACTTTCTAGAAATATTAGAAAAATTATGGTGGCGACTGGACAACACTTTAAACGAGAATGATATTTATTATAGTGCGTTATTTGCAATTTTAGAGTGTATAAAAAACGGAGTTACCACCATTTTTGACCATCATGCAAGCTTTAATTATATAGATGGCAGTTTGGACATCATTGCACAAGCAGCAATGGAAGCTGGTATAAGGGCTAATCTTTGTTATGAAGTATCAGATAGACATGGTCAGACTAAAAGCGATGCATCTCTGAAAGAAAATGAAAGGTTTATTAGAAAAATTCAGGTTTCTCAAAATGATAAGTTAGGTGGAATGATTGGGTTGCATGCTTCTTTTACACTTGAAGATAGAACGTTAAACAAAGCTTCAGAATTAGCAGACGAGTTACACGTTCCGTTTCATATCCACGTGGCAGAAGGGATAGAAGATTTGCAAGACAGTACAAAAAGAGGCTACCTAGGTGTAGTTGATAGATTATCGAAATTTAAAATATTAAGGCCCCATACCTTAGCTGTGCATGGCGTTCATATCAAGAAGGAAGAGATCCCATTCTTGAAGGAAAGTGGTGCATACGTAGTTCACAATCCAGAATCAAACATGGGCAATGCTGTAGGAGCGGCTCCAATAAAAGATTTTTTTGATAACGAAATCCTAACCGGTCTGGGAACAGATGCTTATACACACGATATGTTCGAAAGTATAAAGGTTGCAAACTTGCTCCAAAAACATCAATTAGGTGACCCACAGGCGGGGTGGAACGAAGTTTACAACATGGCCTTTAATAACAATATACAAATTGTATCCAACCTATTAGGTGTCGAAATTGGAAAAATAAAAGAAAATTTTCCAGCGGATTTAATAATAGTGGATTATATCTCCCCAACACCCATTGAGAAAGACAACGTTTATTCCCATATCCTTTTCGGAATGAACGGTGGGATGGTTGAAACTGTAATTGTTGACGGCAAAATTATTATGGATAATCGGGAGGTGACGGTTTTAGATTATGAAAGAATACACAGGAGAACTCGGGAGCAAGCAAGAAGATTTTGGGAGAGATTCTGA
- a CDS encoding FAD binding domain-containing protein produces the protein MKEYTGELGSKQEDFGRDSEQYFAPKTLKEATEILSRYSPNIKIIAGGTDVLVDYFDRLYEIERWMSLKNLDELKKIEINNSRVEIGALLTHDELEKSEIIQTYFPLISQAALDVGSPQIRNRGTIGGNIANSSPAGDLLPPLIAYDAVFKITSQNETLEVPAKEFFLGPKKNVLRKDEILEKIIIPIPQKHTYGKWLKVGKRNALIISSITLAIVVTFNDDERIKTVKCSLGSVAPVPIEISQIQPLMVGKRLNELDYSQIGKVVSDNISPIDDIRGTKEYRREVAKNLTIRALNEIERMVRVD, from the coding sequence ATGAAAGAATACACAGGAGAACTCGGGAGCAAGCAAGAAGATTTTGGGAGAGATTCTGAACAATACTTTGCTCCTAAAACATTGAAAGAAGCTACAGAGATACTCTCAAGATACAGCCCTAACATCAAAATCATCGCAGGTGGTACAGATGTTTTGGTAGATTACTTTGACCGTCTTTATGAAATAGAAAGGTGGATGAGTTTAAAAAACCTCGATGAACTGAAAAAAATCGAAATCAATAATTCTCGAGTTGAAATTGGTGCTTTACTCACCCACGATGAATTAGAAAAATCTGAGATTATACAAACATATTTTCCACTTATCAGTCAAGCTGCCTTGGATGTTGGATCACCCCAAATCAGAAATAGGGGCACTATTGGCGGAAATATTGCGAATTCTTCCCCAGCAGGAGATTTATTACCTCCCTTAATAGCTTACGATGCTGTATTCAAAATAACTTCCCAAAATGAAACCCTTGAGGTACCTGCAAAAGAGTTTTTTCTAGGACCTAAAAAAAACGTACTTAGAAAGGATGAAATTTTAGAAAAAATTATCATTCCGATACCTCAAAAACACACTTATGGAAAATGGTTAAAAGTTGGGAAAAGAAACGCCTTGATAATTTCAAGTATAACGTTGGCTATTGTTGTGACCTTCAATGATGATGAACGCATAAAAACAGTGAAATGTTCTCTTGGTTCTGTAGCTCCAGTTCCAATTGAGATATCTCAAATTCAACCTCTTATGGTTGGAAAAAGGTTAAACGAATTAGACTATTCTCAGATTGGAAAAGTAGTCTCAGATAACATTTCACCAATAGATGACATAAGAGGTACCAAAGAATATCGAAGGGAAGTTGCTAAAAATCTAACAATTCGCGCATTAAACGAAATAGAAAGGATGGTGAGGGTAGATTGA
- a CDS encoding ornithine carbamoyltransferase, which produces MNTLFRGKDFITTQEWTEEELETVFEVSKELKLRFALGEPTDHLLRSKTIFMMFFEQSTRTRNSIEAGITQLGGHAHDLTPDKMQLSHGESAKDTAIVLSRFGHAIAIRNCFFGIGNNYMREVAKYADVPVINLQDDFYHPLQGLADLMTIKEKCGNDLRNIKVTISWAYATSHAKPLSVPQTQALLFTRYGMDVTIAHPKEFPLMSEIIEQAKQNAEKHGGSLKFTNNMDEAFDGAQIVIPKNWGGFLGVENPDTDEGKKQMKENLEKHKDWICDERRMSLADKDVLYMHAMPADRGKEVTDPVIDGPHSIIYDEAENRLHTAKAIMALTMGGRP; this is translated from the coding sequence ATGAATACACTTTTTAGGGGAAAGGATTTTATAACTACACAAGAGTGGACTGAAGAAGAATTAGAAACTGTCTTTGAAGTATCCAAAGAACTTAAACTAAGATTTGCACTGGGAGAACCTACGGATCATTTATTAAGATCAAAAACTATCTTTATGATGTTTTTTGAACAATCTACTAGAACTCGAAACTCTATAGAAGCAGGTATCACACAACTTGGTGGACATGCTCATGATCTGACACCGGATAAGATGCAACTTTCTCACGGTGAATCAGCAAAGGATACTGCAATTGTTTTGAGTCGCTTTGGACACGCAATAGCAATAAGAAACTGTTTTTTCGGAATTGGTAACAATTACATGAGAGAGGTTGCAAAATATGCGGATGTACCTGTTATTAACCTTCAAGATGATTTCTACCATCCTTTACAAGGTTTGGCGGATTTGATGACAATAAAAGAAAAATGTGGTAATGATCTTAGAAATATTAAAGTTACTATATCTTGGGCTTACGCCACATCCCATGCAAAACCATTGTCTGTACCTCAAACACAGGCATTATTATTTACAAGGTACGGAATGGACGTGACTATAGCCCATCCAAAAGAATTTCCACTTATGTCAGAGATCATCGAACAAGCAAAGCAAAACGCAGAAAAACATGGTGGAAGTTTAAAGTTCACAAACAATATGGATGAGGCATTCGATGGAGCTCAAATTGTTATTCCAAAGAACTGGGGTGGATTTTTAGGGGTGGAAAATCCTGATACGGATGAAGGGAAAAAACAGATGAAGGAAAACCTTGAAAAACACAAAGATTGGATCTGTGATGAAAGAAGAATGTCCTTAGCCGATAAAGATGTTCTCTATATGCACGCGATGCCAGCAGACAGAGGCAAAGAAGTAACTGATCCTGTTATTGACGGTCCTCATTCAATAATATATGACGAGGCAGAAAACCGTTTACATACAGCAAAAGCAATCATGGCTTTGACTATGGGAGGAAGGCCCTAA
- a CDS encoding (2Fe-2S)-binding protein → MRKIEVTLYVNNKKEVLQVEPTERLLDTLRNQLKLTSVKEGCAVGECGACTVILNGEAVHSCLILTAQIDGYEVLTTEGLEVNGKLDPIQQSFIDHQAVQCGFCTPGMLMSAKALLNKNPNPSKEEIKTAIEGNLCRCTGYHQIVEAIEAVTQIKEG, encoded by the coding sequence ATGAGAAAAATTGAAGTAACTCTCTACGTGAATAATAAAAAAGAAGTATTACAAGTGGAACCAACAGAGCGACTTCTTGATACTCTACGCAACCAGTTGAAATTGACAAGTGTAAAAGAAGGATGTGCAGTAGGCGAATGTGGTGCTTGTACTGTTATTTTAAATGGTGAAGCTGTTCATTCATGTTTGATATTAACAGCTCAAATTGATGGTTATGAAGTTCTCACGACGGAGGGGTTGGAAGTTAATGGAAAATTAGATCCAATTCAACAATCTTTTATTGATCATCAAGCCGTTCAATGCGGCTTTTGTACTCCTGGTATGCTCATGTCTGCCAAAGCTTTGTTGAATAAAAATCCTAATCCCTCGAAAGAAGAAATAAAAACAGCAATAGAAGGAAATCTCTGTAGATGTACTGGATATCATCAAATAGTCGAAGCAATAGAAGCAGTCACACAAATAAAGGAAGGCTGA
- a CDS encoding XdhC family protein, translating into MNEEILKAIDQALKEGPVGVLCTVVEEKGSTPRSMGAKMWVAGDGSTIGTIGGGIVEHHVIEEALNLLKSDAQVRLYRESLNAKEAGDEGAICGGSLGVFLEVIGQNREVVIFGAGHVGKALARVATLTGYKVTVWDDRRDFANEDNIPWGHVVCSPLKEALDNEIRLHNKSYVVVVTRGHAVDKEVVQSLENKPFAYLGVIGSKHKIAETKKNLLKVGVSQHFLDKIYAPIGLPIKAETPEELAISILAELIAVEKGADLDTLRLPFYNTIGSKETSSVQN; encoded by the coding sequence ATGAACGAAGAGATTCTAAAAGCAATAGATCAGGCTCTTAAAGAAGGACCTGTAGGGGTTTTGTGCACAGTCGTTGAAGAAAAGGGATCTACTCCTCGCAGTATGGGAGCCAAAATGTGGGTTGCTGGAGACGGCAGTACAATTGGAACCATAGGAGGAGGTATAGTCGAACATCACGTAATCGAGGAAGCCCTCAATTTACTTAAAAGCGATGCTCAAGTTCGTTTATATAGGGAATCGCTCAACGCAAAAGAAGCTGGAGATGAAGGTGCCATATGTGGGGGTAGTTTGGGAGTGTTCCTCGAAGTAATAGGGCAGAATCGAGAAGTTGTTATTTTCGGTGCAGGACACGTGGGTAAGGCTTTGGCTCGTGTGGCGACCTTAACTGGCTACAAGGTAACCGTATGGGACGATCGAAGAGATTTTGCAAATGAGGATAATATACCCTGGGGACATGTGGTTTGCTCTCCGTTAAAAGAGGCCTTGGATAATGAAATACGCTTACACAACAAAAGTTATGTTGTGGTGGTAACGAGGGGACATGCTGTTGACAAAGAGGTAGTACAATCCCTTGAAAATAAACCTTTTGCCTATCTTGGCGTCATAGGCTCAAAGCACAAGATTGCTGAAACGAAGAAAAATCTGCTCAAAGTTGGTGTGTCCCAACACTTTTTGGACAAGATCTATGCCCCCATAGGTCTACCAATTAAGGCAGAAACGCCAGAAGAATTAGCCATATCGATACTTGCTGAATTAATAGCTGTGGAAAAAGGTGCTGATTTAGATACACTCCGTCTTCCATTCTACAACACAATTGGAAGCAAAGAAACAAGCAGTGTACAAAATTGA
- a CDS encoding 8-oxoguanine deaminase, which translates to MSNILIKNAKIITTMNANKDQLKDHDILIIDKIIHKISRNIDVSDEQIDEVIDGSKYYVYPGLINTHHHFYQTFTRNIPQVQNVELFDWLKFLYPIWSRLTPEVVYYSTLVATAELLKTGCTTSVDHFYVFPKNQPPDLLDNEFYAAKEIGIRLHGSRGSMSLSEKDGGLPPDSVVQTEKEILKDSQRVIEKFHDPSPFAMHRVVLAPCSPFSVTSTLLNESIQLAREYSVCSHTHLAETKDEERFCIDAFGKRPLEYMESLDWLGSDVWFAHGVHFNEEEIDKLALTKTGVAHCPVSNSKLASGAAKIPSMLKKGVKVSLGVDGSASNDSSNMILEMKTAFLMSRLIYGINAITSEDVLHIATKGGSEVINQPEIGSLEEGKAADMFLVRWDRLGYTGGIYDPISMIINTGDSQIVDITIVNGEIVVKDGELVKVDERKIIEKANELSKGMLEA; encoded by the coding sequence ATGTCGAACATATTGATAAAAAACGCTAAAATCATAACCACTATGAACGCAAACAAAGATCAATTGAAGGATCACGATATTTTAATTATAGATAAGATAATACATAAAATTTCCCGAAATATAGATGTGTCAGACGAACAAATTGATGAAGTTATAGATGGTTCCAAATATTATGTATATCCAGGATTAATTAACACACATCATCATTTCTATCAAACCTTTACAAGAAACATTCCCCAAGTACAAAATGTAGAATTATTTGATTGGTTAAAGTTTTTGTATCCCATTTGGTCAAGGTTGACACCAGAGGTTGTTTACTACAGTACTTTAGTTGCAACAGCCGAATTACTTAAAACTGGTTGTACGACATCAGTTGATCACTTCTATGTTTTTCCGAAGAATCAACCCCCTGATCTTCTTGATAACGAATTTTATGCTGCGAAAGAAATTGGAATCAGATTACATGGAAGTAGAGGAAGTATGTCATTGAGTGAAAAAGATGGAGGACTTCCTCCTGATTCAGTAGTTCAAACAGAAAAAGAAATATTGAAAGATTCCCAAAGAGTTATTGAAAAATTTCATGATCCTTCTCCATTTGCCATGCATAGAGTCGTTCTAGCTCCATGCTCTCCATTCTCTGTGACTTCTACACTCCTCAACGAATCTATTCAATTGGCAAGAGAATATAGTGTTTGTAGTCATACACATCTAGCTGAAACAAAAGACGAAGAGAGATTTTGTATAGATGCCTTTGGTAAGAGACCTTTAGAATACATGGAGAGTTTAGATTGGTTAGGTTCTGATGTATGGTTTGCCCATGGGGTTCATTTCAACGAAGAAGAGATAGATAAGCTGGCATTAACTAAAACAGGGGTTGCTCATTGCCCTGTTTCGAATTCAAAACTCGCCTCTGGGGCTGCAAAGATCCCTTCTATGTTAAAAAAAGGTGTTAAAGTAAGCTTAGGTGTTGACGGAAGTGCTAGCAACGATTCTTCTAATATGATTTTAGAAATGAAAACTGCATTTTTGATGAGCAGATTAATTTACGGTATCAACGCTATTACCTCTGAAGATGTGTTGCATATAGCCACAAAAGGTGGAAGTGAAGTTATAAACCAACCAGAAATTGGAAGTTTAGAAGAAGGTAAAGCGGCAGATATGTTCTTGGTTCGTTGGGATCGATTAGGTTATACGGGAGGCATTTACGACCCTATTTCAATGATTATTAATACAGGTGATTCTCAAATTGTAGATATAACCATCGTAAATGGAGAAATAGTTGTAAAAGATGGTGAACTTGTTAAAGTTGATGAAAGAAAAATCATCGAAAAGGCTAATGAATTATCTAAAGGGATGCTCGAGGCCTAA
- the hydA gene encoding dihydropyrimidinase — protein MLIKNGLVVTATKTEKKDIRIVGEKIKEIEAKLDPYMDEELIDASGKYIFPGIIDSHTHFSLHARGITSIDDFYWGGRSAALGGVTTHIDFADMEDSSLMKGLEKRFEETRDSVIDFHFHMVINNSFNPLEQNHQLKEIRDFGISSLKAFTTYRNIYMLSSDKWEPLFKAASENDLIVAVHAEDDEIIEKNIMKFQKENKLDVRYHPDIRPSEAEQKAVKEICEIAYKTNASLYIVHLSSEKGYQVVKDYKKLEDFKLYVETTPHYLLLTMELLNGPKARLYLMTPPLRGKKDNEALWEGVKKTFIDVIATDHCAYNAEQKSKGENSLDIFPGIPGVETLLPLIYTYGVNKGLISINRLVELLSTNPAKIFKLYPKKGTISLNSDADLVIFDPNLKQVLNSFNTHSKAGYTPFEGFEVEGIPITTILRGKVIVKDRKFIGEKGFGRFVKAI, from the coding sequence GTGTTAATCAAAAACGGTCTTGTTGTTACTGCCACAAAAACCGAAAAAAAGGACATTAGAATAGTAGGAGAGAAAATAAAAGAAATAGAAGCTAAGTTAGACCCATATATGGACGAAGAATTAATAGATGCAAGTGGAAAGTATATTTTTCCTGGCATCATAGATAGCCATACACATTTCAGTTTACACGCTAGAGGTATAACCAGTATAGATGATTTCTACTGGGGAGGTCGATCGGCTGCTTTGGGTGGAGTGACCACACACATAGATTTTGCCGATATGGAAGATTCTTCTTTAATGAAGGGGTTAGAAAAAAGATTTGAAGAAACTAGAGATTCCGTGATCGATTTTCATTTTCACATGGTTATTAACAACAGCTTCAATCCACTTGAGCAAAATCATCAACTTAAAGAGATCCGAGATTTTGGCATATCTAGTTTAAAAGCATTCACCACCTACAGAAATATATATATGTTGTCTTCTGACAAATGGGAACCTTTATTTAAAGCAGCTTCAGAAAATGACTTAATAGTAGCTGTTCATGCTGAAGATGATGAAATTATAGAAAAAAATATAATGAAATTCCAGAAAGAAAATAAACTAGATGTTCGATATCATCCAGATATTCGTCCAAGCGAAGCTGAACAAAAGGCTGTTAAAGAAATTTGTGAAATTGCTTATAAAACTAATGCTTCACTATATATCGTACATCTTTCTTCTGAAAAAGGCTATCAGGTTGTAAAAGATTACAAGAAATTAGAAGATTTTAAATTGTATGTTGAAACCACCCCCCATTATCTTTTGTTAACTATGGAATTATTAAATGGCCCTAAAGCTAGACTTTATCTTATGACTCCTCCTTTGAGGGGAAAAAAAGATAACGAAGCTTTGTGGGAAGGTGTTAAAAAAACCTTTATAGACGTAATTGCCACAGATCATTGCGCCTACAACGCAGAACAAAAATCAAAGGGTGAAAATTCATTGGATATATTTCCTGGTATTCCAGGAGTAGAAACACTTCTCCCTTTGATTTATACATATGGGGTAAATAAAGGATTAATTTCTATCAACCGATTGGTTGAGCTGCTTTCAACCAATCCTGCAAAAATTTTTAAATTATATCCAAAAAAAGGAACAATATCTTTGAATTCAGACGCTGATTTAGTTATTTTCGATCCAAATTTAAAGCAGGTATTAAATAGTTTTAACACTCATTCAAAAGCTGGATACACTCCTTTTGAAGGATTTGAAGTAGAAGGAATCCCTATTACGACCATTTTAAGGGGAAAGGTAATTGTAAAAGATAGAAAATTCATAGGAGAAAAAGGATTTGGAAGGTTCGTAAAAGCCATATAA
- a CDS encoding xanthine dehydrogenase family protein molybdopterin-binding subunit, with product MDAYEKVTGKAKFADDLEFPNMLYAKVLRSKYPSARILNINLDEAEKIVGVKAIITAKDIPNNEFGVIIPDQQVLAKERTYFIGDGIAVVAAETPELAKKAVESIKVEYEEIPGIFDPLESKNALPIHEDKDNNQVIHHKLRKGNVEEGFKRSDVILEREYKTQFVEHAYMEPEVVIAVPYENNSVVTIYGSIQNPFACRNAVASVLKIGFNQVRIVQNHIGGSFGGKDEVISSMSARAAVLALKTNRPVKLKNTREESVIESYKRHPYNMRYKVGATKEGKLLAMEIEAIADSGAYACQTPFVTWRSVVQATGPYEIPNVKTDTYGYYTNNVYTGAMRGYGSPQVIFANESLMDELAQELGMNPLELRLKNIFHDNSETASGQKLDNHKVSLEEVIKKAADSINFLEKYKEYSKEQKADKRKGIGMAISYRGCSLGAEAVDAAGVILSIQKDGTLYFYSGLAENGQGLKTAFSQIVAEELGIDIEKINFMVVDTLISPDSGSTVASRATLVGGNATLDAAKKLKKKLTDFLIEKYNSSHKELIFKDNSIYTPDQEKLMSFDEAASSAYNSGVFLSSYGWYKAPKISWDEETGQGRPYFTYVYGCQIAEVEVDIGTGEIKVLKMVAAHDVGRSINPANVLGQFYGGISMGLGYGIMEELDINEGYINNTNFDEYLVPTVKDMPDITPIIVENPDPNGPYGAKSIGEPTLELGAAAIANAVAQATGKRIRSLPINLEKIVVGHSLKKGRKKK from the coding sequence ATCGACGCATACGAAAAGGTAACAGGAAAAGCTAAATTTGCTGATGATTTAGAATTTCCAAATATGTTGTATGCAAAAGTACTAAGATCTAAGTATCCTTCTGCAAGAATATTGAACATAAACTTAGATGAAGCCGAAAAAATTGTTGGAGTAAAAGCCATTATAACTGCAAAAGATATACCAAATAACGAATTTGGTGTTATTATCCCCGATCAGCAGGTGTTAGCTAAAGAAAGAACTTACTTCATAGGGGATGGAATAGCGGTTGTTGCCGCAGAAACTCCAGAGTTAGCAAAAAAGGCGGTTGAAAGTATAAAAGTAGAATACGAGGAGATCCCTGGGATTTTTGATCCATTAGAGTCAAAAAATGCATTACCTATCCATGAAGATAAAGATAATAATCAGGTCATTCATCACAAACTCAGAAAGGGCAACGTAGAAGAAGGATTTAAAAGATCTGATGTAATTTTAGAAAGAGAGTATAAAACCCAATTTGTTGAGCATGCCTACATGGAGCCCGAGGTTGTAATTGCCGTTCCTTATGAGAACAATAGTGTAGTTACAATATATGGTTCCATACAAAATCCTTTTGCTTGCCGTAACGCAGTTGCCTCTGTTCTTAAAATAGGGTTCAACCAAGTTAGAATAGTTCAAAATCACATAGGTGGTTCATTTGGTGGCAAGGATGAAGTAATTTCTTCTATGTCTGCTCGAGCTGCTGTTTTGGCTTTGAAAACGAATAGACCTGTAAAGTTAAAAAACACAAGGGAAGAATCAGTTATCGAAAGTTATAAGAGGCATCCTTACAATATGAGGTACAAAGTAGGGGCTACAAAAGAAGGCAAGCTACTGGCTATGGAAATAGAGGCAATCGCTGACAGTGGAGCTTACGCGTGCCAAACTCCTTTTGTTACTTGGAGGTCTGTTGTTCAAGCAACTGGTCCTTACGAAATTCCAAATGTTAAGACCGATACTTATGGATATTATACTAACAACGTCTACACTGGAGCCATGCGAGGATATGGATCCCCTCAAGTCATATTTGCCAATGAATCTTTAATGGATGAACTGGCTCAAGAACTCGGAATGAACCCTTTAGAACTTCGATTAAAAAATATTTTTCATGACAATTCCGAAACAGCAAGTGGTCAAAAGCTTGATAATCACAAAGTTAGCCTCGAAGAGGTAATAAAAAAGGCTGCTGATTCGATCAATTTTTTGGAAAAGTACAAAGAGTACAGTAAAGAACAAAAAGCTGACAAAAGAAAAGGGATAGGTATGGCTATAAGTTACAGAGGCTGTAGTTTAGGAGCAGAAGCTGTAGATGCTGCTGGTGTCATATTATCCATACAAAAAGATGGAACATTATATTTCTATAGTGGTTTGGCTGAAAACGGACAAGGTCTTAAAACAGCCTTCTCTCAAATTGTAGCTGAAGAATTAGGGATCGATATTGAAAAGATCAACTTCATGGTCGTTGATACATTAATTTCTCCAGATAGCGGTTCTACGGTAGCTTCTCGTGCAACATTGGTTGGAGGGAATGCAACGCTCGATGCGGCAAAAAAGCTTAAGAAGAAATTAACTGATTTTCTTATAGAAAAGTATAATTCATCCCACAAAGAATTAATATTTAAAGACAATTCGATTTATACTCCCGATCAAGAAAAATTAATGTCTTTTGATGAAGCTGCTTCCAGTGCATACAACTCTGGCGTCTTTTTATCTTCATATGGTTGGTACAAAGCTCCGAAGATAAGTTGGGATGAAGAAACAGGGCAAGGCAGACCCTATTTTACATATGTTTATGGATGTCAGATAGCAGAAGTTGAAGTTGATATAGGTACAGGTGAGATAAAAGTGCTTAAAATGGTAGCTGCTCACGATGTTGGAAGGTCTATCAATCCTGCGAATGTTTTAGGTCAATTTTATGGTGGAATATCAATGGGCCTCGGATATGGGATCATGGAAGAGCTGGATATAAACGAGGGATACATCAACAACACCAATTTTGACGAATATTTGGTACCCACAGTTAAAGATATGCCCGATATAACTCCTATTATCGTTGAAAATCCTGATCCTAACGGACCTTACGGTGCAAAATCTATAGGAGAGCCTACTTTGGAGTTAGGGGCAGCTGCAATAGCAAATGCGGTTGCTCAAGCAACTGGGAAAAGAATAAGATCTTTGCCCATAAACTTAGAGAAAATTGTTGTAGGTCATTCTTTGAAAAAAGGAAGGAAGAAAAAATGA